TCTCGACACAGCATTAGTTCTAGAAGAGAAGCGTTCAACGATTATCTATTTCTTGTTATTCTATACCATTGGTTTAATCTATCATGTTTTCTACTATTACTTTGCGGCTCTGTATTCCTATCACAACTTTCGACTCGATAAGTTTCTCATTCTATCAGGACCTTATATCATATTAACTTTCCTGCTTCCTTTGTTATTCATATTCATTAAGTCGAAGTATCTGTACTTGATAAAGTATATCTATGTTTCCGTGTTTATCGTCACGACATTCTTCGCCGATCTCGTCAGCTACTGGTTGACCAATCTCTATGACGGCGGGAATATCGGTGAAGTCATCATGGTGATCTTCTCGGCCATCTTCGTGAATCAGAACTTCTTCTGGTTCGTCTCCGTCGGTCTGTTTGCGAAGTATATCTTGGTGGCTGTGATCCATCCGGAATTGTTCTCGCTCATCATGATGCCGGCTGCGCTGGTCGTGATCGTCTGCATCGTAGGTTATGTGATCTTATTGCGATTCCTTGCTTATGTCCGTTCGATCAACGAGGTATACAACGATCACTTTAGCAGCATGGTTAAGGGGATCGTCGCCATCCTCGAGCTGAAGGATCCCCATACCCGGGGACACAGCGAACGGGTCGCTCATTACTCGGTCACGCTGGCCCGCAAGGTGGGCGGATTCACGGAACAAGAGCTGAACACGTTCTATTACTCTTGCTTGCTCCATGATATCGGCAAGATCCAGATCTCTGACGATATATTGACCAAACCGGATAAATTGCTGGACACAGAGTACGAAGTTGTGAAGATGCATACCGTATTCGGAGCCGAAGCGATCAAGGACATCGAAAGTTTACATCCATGTATAGAGATCATCAGGCACCATCACGAACGCTGGGATGGGACAGGCTATCCTGACGGCCTGAAGGGTGAGGAGATCCCCTTGCTGACCAGGATTGCATCCATCGCCGAT
The DNA window shown above is from Insulibacter thermoxylanivorax and carries:
- a CDS encoding HD-GYP domain-containing protein, with protein sequence MKSKSFLDTALVLEEKRSTIIYFLLFYTIGLIYHVFYYYFAALYSYHNFRLDKFLILSGPYIILTFLLPLLFIFIKSKYLYLIKYIYVSVFIVTTFFADLVSYWLTNLYDGGNIGEVIMVIFSAIFVNQNFFWFVSVGLFAKYILVAVIHPELFSLIMMPAALVVIVCIVGYVILLRFLAYVRSINEVYNDHFSSMVKGIVAILELKDPHTRGHSERVAHYSVTLARKVGGFTEQELNTFYYSCLLHDIGKIQISDDILTKPDKLLDTEYEVVKMHTVFGAEAIKDIESLHPCIEIIRHHHERWDGTGYPDGLKGEEIPLLTRIASIADAFDAMTSHRAYRAALTPDEAYARIIKGAGTQFDPNLIPHFKNVFPTWLSLLHDYHETHEEEYKRLYGQDRRSSVKGVSL